One Gadus chalcogrammus isolate NIFS_2021 chromosome 4, NIFS_Gcha_1.0, whole genome shotgun sequence DNA segment encodes these proteins:
- the LOC130380448 gene encoding insulin receptor substrate 2-like codes for MTTTHAAVGEMSKAAEACGCCSPTPDPSAPTASAGRSGPIWDKVSLVSTSPAHDGGRGGGPTLCVGPPAARYSGTGGLTAVGVAAGDHEVVKRGYMGKAELHHRRYFVLSAGSPTRPALLEWYDTEERFKEMEKHPAAAGKAPFGCHKRRVINLRCCLGVNKVSSTSKGHTVALYAKDYTLVMVAEDTGQQEDWYWAVKRLIEEEQRYEDDTEERGEGEDEGGERLDDEDDGYCTLTSGVFKEVWLVTVKPRGLGRTKSLAGEMRLCLSADSLVLVRGSAAGWPRLPGVTLPLLSVRRYGHRDGMFFLELGRSAPHGPGEVWMEAVDQADLSLAQQVHEAVREAVRALRVLPDFRLSPGASDTQTPRVRGGACSRDDKVGREVPRAAPPRHALPAAATAAAETVQSQLASGACPYDGGSPGGSSDGSSPCLRSHLSSAHQASGYMEMAVEAVSMATVSCGTYMTMSPQGTRHTPHGEDYVAMASPRPPPPWTDLSTCMSAVKINRFSPDDHQSYPPTFCTGRHDWSFPPFRRREPADPSQSELLNPSRHTSQGEEEEPTCRPASRPVRDDFDRYALGRYMMSSCMPSCLRHEEDE; via the exons ATGACGACGACCCACGCAGCTGTTGGGGAAATGAGCAAGGCCGCAGAGGCGTGTGGCTGCTGCAGTCCTACTCCTGACCCCAGCGCGCCCACAGCATCCGCAGGTCGAAGCGGTCCGATCTGGGATAAAGTGTCCCTCGTCTCGACCTCCCCTGCCCACGACGGGGGCAGGGGTGGAGGGCCAACTCTCTGCGTTGGCCCTCCAGCGGCCCGCTACTCCGGGACAGGCGGCTTGACAGCCGTTGGGGTCGCCGCGGGGGACCACGAAGTGGTGAAGCGGGGGTACATGGGGAAGGCCGAGCTGCACCACAGACGTTACTTCGTCCTCAGTGCTGGGAGTCCCACCCGACCAGCTCTTTTAGAGTGGTATGACACCGAGGAGAGGTtcaaggagatggagaagcaCCCTGCAGCAGCAGGGAAAGCGCCGTTCGGCTGCCACAAGCGAAG AGTGATTAATCTTCGTTGCTGCCTCGGCGTGAACAAAGTGTCGAGTACGAGTAAAGGCCACACGGTGGCGCTTTACGCAAAGGATTACACTCTGGTTATGGTGGCCGAAGACACAGGCCAGCAAGAAGACTGGTACTGGGCCGTGAAGAGATTGAtcgaggaggagcagagatacGAAGATGAcactgaggagaggggagagggggaagacgAAGGAGGAGAACGTTTGGACGATGAGGACGATGGATATTGTACTCTTACTTCTGGTGTATTTAAAGAG GTTTGGCTCGTCACCGTGAAGCCCAGGGGACTGGGTCGTACCAAGTCCCTCGCGGGGGAGATGCGGCTCTGCCTCTCGGCCGACTCGCTCGTCCTGGTCAGAGGGTCGGCGGCCGGCTGGCCCCGGTTGCCGGGGGTGACGCTGCCCTTGCTGAGTGTGCGCCGCTACGGCCACCGCGATGGGATGTTCTTCCTGGAGCTGGGGCGCAGTGCTCCGCACGGGCCGGGGGAGGTGTGGATGGAGGCCGTGGACCAAG CGGACCTGAGCCTGGCCCAGCAGGTCCACGAGGCGGTCCGAGAGGCCGTCCGGGCCCTCAGGGTCCTGCCCGACTTCAGGCTCTCCCCAGGGGCCTCGGACACCCAGACACCAAGAGTCCGGGGGGGGGCCTGCTCCCGAGACGACAAGGTCGGGCGAGAAGTCCCGCGTGCAGCGCCACCTCGGCACGccctccccgccgccgccaccgccgccgccgaaaCCGTCCAATCACAGCTAGCGTCCGGCGCCTGTCCCTACGACGGCGGATCTCCCGGTGGCTCGAGCGACGGTTCGAGTCCCTGTCTCCGGTCTCATCTGAGCTCCGCCCACCAGGCCAGCGGTTACATGGAGATGGCTGTGGAGGCGGTGTCCATGGCGACCGTCTCCTGCGGCACGTATATGACGATGTCCCCCCAAGGTACCCGCCACACTCCGCACGGGGAGGACTACGTTGCCATGGCGAGCCCGCGGCCGCCTCCACCCTGGACCGATCTTTCGACCTGCATGTCGGCCGTGAAGatcaacag ATTCAGCCCAGACGACCACCAATCGTATCCCCCGACATTCTGCACTGGCCGACACGATTGGTCGTTCCCGCCGTTCAGACGAAGGGAGCCGGCAGACCCCAGCCAATCGGAGTTGCTGAATCCTTCTCGTCACACAtcccagggagaggaggaggagcctacTTGTCGTCCCGCCTCCAGACCGGTCCGGGACGATTTTGACCGGTACGCTCTGGGGAGATACATGATGTCATCGTGTATGCCATCTTGTCTGAGGCATGAAGAGGACGAATGA